From a region of the Cyclopterus lumpus isolate fCycLum1 chromosome 5, fCycLum1.pri, whole genome shotgun sequence genome:
- the LOC117730464 gene encoding neuritin-like produces the protein MGFFMSTKIGGILTLALVFLSLVVSGDADVNCENMYKDFSDCVLVLGKSMDNYQENVTSERGVAAVCSHWEAFHTCALTALSDCQEEVSSIWETLRHDATKMHFQGSLFDLCSPSSSPRKSSSLAALTLPLIGVLIMTGPNWFPL, from the exons ATGGGATTTTTCATGTCGACGAAGATCGGAGGGATTCTTACGTTAGCCTTGG taTTCTTGTCCCTGGTGGTGTCAGGAGATGCAGATGTGAACTGTGAGAACATGTATAAGGACTTTTCTGATTGTGTCCTGGTGCTGGGAAAGAGCATGGACAACTATCAGGAGAACGTGACCAGCGAGAGGGGAGTGGCAGCCGTGTGCAG CCACTGGGAAGCTTTCCACACATGTGCCCTCACAGCGCTGTCCGACTGTCAAGAGGAAGTCAGCTCCATCTGGGAGACTCTGAGGCATGACGCCACGAAGATGCACTTCCAGGGAAGTCTGTTCGACCTGTGCAGCCCCAGCTCCTCGCCACGCAAAAGTTCATCTCTTGCTGCCCTTACCCTGCCCCTGATAGGTGTGTTGATCATGACTGGGCCCAACTGGTTCCCCTTATAA
- the LOC117730976 gene encoding protein S100-B-like isoform X2 → MAASKKNMSDLESGMVTIINVFYKYSSHKCNLKKVELKELINNEMSNFIMKIHENETLDELFADLDQNGDLEIDFKEFINLIAMVTSACHELFIPNNCNN, encoded by the exons ATGGCG GCCTCAAAGAAGAATATGTCAGACCTGGAGAGTGGCATGGTCACTATAATCAACGTTTTCTACAAATACTCCAGTCACAAGTGCAATCTGAAGAAAGTAGAGCTTAAAGAGCTTATTAACAATGAGATGAGTAATTTCATCATG AAAATCCATGAGAATGAGACTTTGGATGAGCTCTTTGCGGACCTCGATCAGAACGGAGACCTGGAGATTGACTTCAAAGAGTTCATCAACCTCATCGCCATGGTTACCTCAGCATGCCACGAGCTCTTCATCCCAAACAACTGTAATAATTAG
- the LOC117730964 gene encoding bile acid-CoA:amino acid N-acyltransferase-like codes for MRPCICVHRNLACLRRAMGGVRWESSFRTAPMLTATPLRALMDEQISIIGRFLTPQCPVTVCAQMHSDDGDLWEAFAHYNTNADGTVNLTRDRSVGGSYLGCEPMGLFWGLQPAPGSREGLRLRKKNVETPYVMLMSLLEGHVSPSEKQSTELAAVIAERWYMAPGVRRIEIRKDGVVGTLFLPPGPGPFPAMLDLWGMGGGLMEYRSALFASKGYASFSLAYFGHKDLSGPEKSVNVGDSYFKSAYHLLQDHRQVSADRIGIIGLSFGVYLSLRIAIQAGVKPSCLICINGPVGSLMKLSDSDGMTEPFGSDQKPWVYDDQGCVSFRSISLPANICPERKVKMENLACPLMYIVGEDDQNTSSIENANMIEETLRAAGKSQLLTLLSYPGAGHLIEPPYTPNARRSLWSIKPKKLFTLWGGQPAPHAAAQEDAWKKILDFMESHLRW; via the exons ATGAGACCATGCATTTGTGTACACAGGAACCTGGCATGTTTGCGTCGAGCTATGG GTGGAGTTCGGTGGGAGAGCAGCTTTCGAACAGCCCCCATGTTGACAGCCACTCCTCTTCGTGCCCTCATGGATGAACAGATCAGCATAATCGGGCGTTTCCTGACACCACAGTGTCCCGTCACAGTGTGTGCACAAATGCACAGTGATGATGGTGACCTGTGGGAGGCATTCGCCCACTATAATACAAATGCCGATGGCACTGTTAATT TGACCAGGGATCGTTCAGTCGGGGGTTCTTATTTGGGCTGTGAGCCGATGGGACTGTTCTGGGGACTGCAGCCAGCCCCTGGTTCAAGAGAAGGTTTGAG gctcaggaaaaaaaatgtagagACTCCATATGTAATGCTCATGTCTTTACTGGAGGGCCACGTGTCACCCAGTGAGAAACAGAGCACCGAACTGGCTGCAGTCATTGCTGAGCGCTGGTACATGGCACCAGGTGTACGGAGAATAGAGATCCGCAAGGATGGAGTTGTGGGGACGTTGTTTTTACCGCCTG GCCCAGGTCCATTTCCAGCTATGTTGGACCTGTGGGGAATgggtggaggactgatggagtaCCGCTCAGCCCTTTTTGCGTCCAAGGGCTACGCTAGCTTTTCTCTTGCCTACTTCGGGCACAAAGATTTGTCTGGCCCTGAAAAAAGTGTCAATGTTGGTGATTCATATTTCAAA TCGGCATACCACCTACTTCAAGATCATCGACAGGTCTCTGCAGACAGAATTGGGATCATAGGTCTCTCCTTTGGAGTTTACCTGAGTCTTAGAATTGCCATTCAGGCTGGTGTCAAA CCATCGTGTTTGATTTGTATCAATGGCCCAGTAGGAAGCCTCATGAAACTCTCAGATTCAGATGGCATGACTGAACCCTTTGGAAG TGACCAGAAACCTTGGGTGTATGATGATCAAGGCTGTGTGAGTTTCAGAAGCATCTCCTTGCCTGCAAACATTTGCCCTGAGAGAAAAGTGAAG ATGGAGAACCTCGCCTGTCCATTAATGTACATAGTGGGTGAAGATGACCAAAATACTTCAAGTATCGAGAATGCAAACATG ATCGAAGAAACCCTGAGGGCTGCAGGTAAATCCCAGCTGCTCACCCTTTTGTCGTACCCCGGTGCCGGTCACCTGATTGAACCGCCTTACACACCAAATGCAAGACGGTCCCTGTGGAGCATAAAACCAAAAAAAC TGTTCACTCTGTGGGGAGGTCAGCCCGCACCTCACGCTGCTGCACAGGAAGATGCATGGAAGAAAATCCTGGATTTTATGGAAAGTCATCTGAGATGGTGA
- the dnajc14 gene encoding dnaJ homolog subfamily C member 14: MEREAAEKEMDGVTDADEEIPDGDSISVAESNQWEAKQTDDECEQEEKEAFLKSQDTPNPAPQQDSRIGEAEYCGSTEAKEDTEEASDGFEHDDTADHEIPHVINQEEDEAAKEQHMNGESGWRNMGPGRRCKLRLSGSVSEQSSQSAFSSIQKVNVMSSGGRHKQTRRRNHHHHQQNRGRRRTGNQLVLAFKEMLSESLSFWCISCVHMMIEIIVTLTHNCGVGVETGGVKLYNFGQQLLVKITDVGGMKADASRILKWTKCTGTDMVDKIVRSVKWVKTAALSFLRLFCALVILCFQWAKCAFVRLGGERAKCYWTAFQESRFWKRVVSLLERVRSRFRRHGHVPPSSPESPGRAGRSQPGQELERLLALAEVPEDELDPFTVLGVEVHATEAELKKAYRQLAVQVHPDKNKHPRAGEAFKVLRAAWDIVSNPETRREYELKRMAATELSKSMNEFLTKLQDDLKEAMNTMMCTKCEGKHKRFEMDREPAEARFCAECNRCHSAEEGDLWAESSMLGLRITYFACMDGKVFDITEWAGCQRIGISPDTHRVPYHISFGSKNNSNSTRHRTPSENATSPTNPADLQDFFNRIFKGGPPNDMAANGGFFPSGAPPHHASGAGPGAGPGPGAGPGPGAGPGAGAGPGVPPFSPPPSQTGFYNPGVQRPESSETWAESGKPPRRRKKVRKPFQR, translated from the exons ATGGAGCGAGAAGCAGCTGAAAAGGAGATGGATGGCGTTACAGATGCTGATGAGGAGATCCCTGATGGTGATTCCATCTCAGTAGCTGAGTCTAATCAGTGGGAGGCCAAACAGACTGATGATGAATGTgagcaggaggaaaaagaagccTTTCTCAAATCTCAGGACACCCCAAATCCAGCCCCTCAACAAGACTCTAGAATTGGTGAAGCAGAGTATTGTGGATCTACAGAGGCCAAAGAGGATACGGAAGAGGCTTCAGATGGGTTTGAGCATGACGATACTGCAGATCATGAGATCCCACATGTTATAAATCAAGAAGAGGATGAAGCTGCGAAGGAGCAGCACATGAACGGGGAGTCTGGTTGGAGGAACATGGGGCCTGGACGGAGATGCAAATTGAGGCTCAGTGGATCAGTTTCAGAGCAGAGCAGTCAAAGTGCATTCTCCTCCATTCAAAAAGTCAATGTAATGTCGAGTGGTGGGCGGCACAAGCAGACCCGCAGACgtaaccaccaccaccatcagcaGAACCGAGGCCGCAGGCGGACAGGCAACCAGCTCGTCTTAGCTTTCAAGGAGATGCTCTCAGAGTCTCTGAGCTTCTGGTGCATCTCCTGCGTCCACATGATGATTGAGATTATTGTCACATTAACTCACAATTGTGGAGTTGGTGTGGAGACTGGAGGGGTGAAACTATACAACTTTGGGCAGCAGCTCCTTGTAAAGATCACGGATGTAGGAGGAATGAAGGCGGACGCTAGTCGGATTCTGAAATGGACTAAATGCACAGGAACAGACATGGTGGATAAAATTGTTCGGTCAGTAAAGTGGGTAAAAACAGCTGCCTTATCTTTTTTGAGACTTTTCTGCGCTTTGGTCATTCTCTGCTTCCAGTGGGCAAAATGTGCATTCGTTCGTCTTGGTGGAGAGAGAGCAAAATGCTATTGGACAGCTTTTCAGGAGTCACGGTTTTGGAAGAGGGTAGTGTCCCTGCTGGAGAGAGTCCGAAGCAGGTTTAGGAGGCATGGCCATGTTCCACCGTCAAGCCCTGAATCACCTGGCAGAGCAGGGAGAAGCCAGCCAGGCCAGGAGCTGGAGAGACTGCTGGCCTTGGCTGAGGTACCAGAGGATGAGCTTGACCCCTTTACGGTGCTCGGTGTGGAGGTGCATGCCACTGAGGCTGAACTAAAGAAGGCCTACAGACAGCTGGCTGTCCAG GTCCATCCAGACAAGAATAAACACCCACGAGCTGGAGAGGCGTTCAAAGTACTGAGGGCTGCCTGGGATATCGTCAGTAACCCAGAGACACGACGAGAGTATGAGTT GAAGCGTATGGCAGCAACCGAGCTCTCAAAGTCCATGAATGAGTTCCTCACTAAACTGCAGGATGACCTGAAGGAAGCCATGAACACCATGATGTGTACCAAGTGTGAAGGCAAACACAA GCGGTTCGAGATGGATCGTGAACCTGCAGAGGCCCGGTTCTGTGCTGAGTGCAACCGTTGCCATAGTGCTGAGGAGGGGGACCTGTGGGCCGAGTCCAGCATGTTGGGCCTACGTATCACATACTTTGCCTGTATGGATGGCAAGGTGTTTGATATTACAG AGTGGGCAGGTTGCCAGCGAATAGGCATTTCTCCTGACACGCACCGAGTGCCCTATCACATCTCTTTTGGttcaaaaaacaacagcaactcCACAAGACACAG GACGCCCTCAGAGAACGCCACAAGTCCGACCAACCCTGCAGATTTGCAAGACTTCTTCAACCGCATCTTCAAGGGAGGACCTCCTAACGACATGGCTGCCAATGGGGGCTTCTTCCCTTCAGGTGCACCCCCTCATCACGCATCTGGAGCTGGACCTGgagctggacctggacctggagctggacctggacctggagctggacctggagctggagctggaccTGGAGTGCCCCCCTTCTCCCCTCCCCCGAGCCAGACAGGTTTCTATAATCCGGGGGTTCAAAGGCCAGAGTCCAGCGAGACGTGGGCTGAAAGTGGCAAACCCcccagaaggaggaagaaggtcCGCAAACCCTTCCAGAGGTGA
- the inpp1 gene encoding inositol polyphosphate 1-phosphatase → MADLLRLLLRVAEKAANVARVCRQEAPLFQLLIQEKTGDDKNKKFFQDFKTLADVVIQEMIRHDVGAQFPEMAGFIHGEESNKFENGLGESVTVTVCGTKEETAALLATVLDGDHTAASLLAQAIHQDPATIDANTDGLTVPLSPSELGIWIDPIDATSQYIEGREEVLEEGHLSPSGLHCALVLIGVYLRSTGEPVMGVINQPFNNKDPSGGGWRGKHFWGVSCGSINVCSVSRPKDELGTGLSVVLSCSEKQVVKEALTSVCGPDKLMYASGAGYKILCVIQGLADVYVLSEGSTFKWDSCAPHALLQALGGGVVDLTKCLQSSSEAQDHQNDLTYHQPSVECKGAERWANHGGLVAYRDSSQLLNIISTLKDKL, encoded by the exons ATGGCTGATCTGCTGAGACTGCTGCTCCGGGTGGCTGAGAAAGCGGCGAACGTGGCTCGGGTTTGCAGGCAGGAGGCTCCCCTGTTTCAACTCCTCATTCAAGAGAAGACCGGAGATGACAAGAACAAGAAGTTCTTCCAGGACTTCAAGACGCTTGCCGATGTGGTGATCCAGGAGATGATCCGGCATGATGTTGGCGCTCAG TTCCCTGAAATGGCTGGCTTCATTCATGGAGAAGAGTCCAACAAATTTGAAAATGGGCTTG GAGAGAGCGTGACAgtcacagtgtgtggtacaAAGGAGGAGACCGCAGCGTTGCTGGCCACGGTGCTGGACGGTGACCATACAGCGGCGTCTCTGCTGGCTCAAGCTATCCACCAAGATCCAGCGACCATCGACGCTAACACAGACGGTCTGACGGTGCCCCTCAGCCCCTCTGAGCTCGGCATCTGGATCGACCCCATAG aTGCCACCAGCCAGTACATAGAGGGCAGAgaggaggtgctggaggaggGCCACCTGTCTCCTTCGGGGCTGCACTGTGCTTTGGTCCTAATCGGGGTTTATCTCCGGAGCACAGGCGAGCCCGTCATGGGCGTCATCAACCAGCCATTTAATAACAAAGACCCATCAGGTGGAGG CTGGAGGGGGAAGCATTTTTGGGGGGTGTCCTGTGGCAGCATCAATGTCTGCTCAGTGTCCCGGCCAAAAGATGAACTAGGAACAGGGCTGTCCGTGGTGTTGAGCTGTAGTGAGAAGCAGGTGGTAAAGGAAGCCCTGACCTCTGTGTGCGGCCCTGACAAGCTGATGTACGCCTCTGGAGCCGGCTACAAGATCCTGTGTGTCATTCAGGGCCTGGCTGATGTTTACGTCCTCTCAGAGGGTAGCACCTTCAAGTGGGACTCCTGCGCACCTCACGCTCTGCTCCAAGCCCTCGGAGGGGGAGTGGTGGACCTGACTAAGTGTCTACAGTCCAGCTCTGAAGCGCAGGATCACCAGAACGACCTGACCTATCATCAGCCTTCCGTTGAGTGTAAAGGAGCAGAGCGCTGGGCTAACCATGGCGGCCTGGTGGCTTATCGAGACTCTTCTCAGCTCCTCAACATTATCAGCACTCTGAAAGACAAGCTGTAG
- the sys1 gene encoding protein SYS1 homolog — MASHFRSYIWDPVLIVSQIVLMQCIYYSFLGLWLAGVDSLVQTSRSLDQIFSYEVLGFATMQGRLSMMAFILNSLTCALGLWFFIRRGKQCLDFTVTVHFFHMIGCWIYNAHLPSALSWWLVNVACMALMAVIGEYLCMRTELRAIPVNSGPKSNL, encoded by the exons ATGGCCAGTCATTTCCGTAGCTACATCTGGGACCCGGTTCTCATTGTGAGTCAGATTGTGTTGATGCAGTGCATCTACTACAGCTTCTTGGGCCTTTGGTTAGCTGGAGTGGACAGTCTGGTGCAAACTAGTCGGTCACTGGACCAGATCTTCAGCTATGAA GTCCTTGGTTTTGCAACGATGCAGGGCAGGCTCTCAATGATGGCATTCATCTTGAACTCTCTTACATG CGCCCTCGGTCTGTGGTTCTTTATCCGTCGGGGGAAACAGTGCCTGGACTTCACAGTGACTGTGCACTTCTTCCATATGATTGGCTGCTGGATCTATAATGCTCATCTTCCATCTGCCCTGTCATGGTGGCTCGTCAATGTAGCCTGCATGGCGTTGATGGCTGTAATCGGAGAGTACTTGTGCATGCGGACTGAGCTCAGGGCTATTCCAGTCAATAGTGGACCCAAATCTAACCTGTGA
- the LOC117730976 gene encoding protein S100-B-like isoform X1 — MLLYCDLNCLLQASKKNMSDLESGMVTIINVFYKYSSHKCNLKKVELKELINNEMSNFIMKIHENETLDELFADLDQNGDLEIDFKEFINLIAMVTSACHELFIPNNCNN; from the exons ATGCTTTTGTATTgtgatttaaattgtttgttgCAGGCCTCAAAGAAGAATATGTCAGACCTGGAGAGTGGCATGGTCACTATAATCAACGTTTTCTACAAATACTCCAGTCACAAGTGCAATCTGAAGAAAGTAGAGCTTAAAGAGCTTATTAACAATGAGATGAGTAATTTCATCATG AAAATCCATGAGAATGAGACTTTGGATGAGCTCTTTGCGGACCTCGATCAGAACGGAGACCTGGAGATTGACTTCAAAGAGTTCATCAACCTCATCGCCATGGTTACCTCAGCATGCCACGAGCTCTTCATCCCAAACAACTGTAATAATTAG